One region of Rhodospirillales bacterium genomic DNA includes:
- a CDS encoding xanthine dehydrogenase family protein molybdopterin-binding subunit produces the protein MGKYALGQPVWRAEDKRLLRGGGRYVDDVQLPRMVFGCVLRSPHASAEILSIDKQAALAAPGVLAVLTHDDWAASGFGDLPNAKGLKRRDGSDMYQTQIFPLVADRVRRVGDYVAFVVAETAAQAQDASELIDVAYKALPSVTNTKAALDPDAPRVWDDCPDNISFVHQAGDQKAVDAAFETAAHVVERDMVINRVTASAMEPRATVGTYDPSFDSYTLYTTLQGAHPYRSQLANRVLKVAESRVRIVAGDVGGSFGMKSNIYAEGPLCLLASKLTGRPVKWVATRTESFLSDTHGRDNVTHGALALDADYNFLALRVKTIAGLGAYVTNSTPNPAINNIGSMAGVYTTPAIHVDVTGVFTNTNPTSPYRGAGRPEAAFVIEHMIDAASDDLGVDPVDLRRRNTVQPDAMPFKTALNQTYDSGEFEKNLDMALALADYKGFEARRAESSARGKLRGIGISNTIERAAGPGIEGMELRFDRSGTASILAGSVTQGQGHETVFKQLVCDRLGLEMDDVNYVWGDTDKVPFGHGTGGSRSATHGGSALNMAVDKVLAKATKIAAHLLEVDLDEVAFEDGIFSSGASNRSLTIKEIAKAAPLPKNLPEGMEPGLMESAVRKATVANFPNGCHVVELEIDPETGTIEPIDYNVVDDVGLVMNPKLLHGQIHGGIAQGLGQILKEDINYDDDGQLVSATFLDYAMPRATDFSHMRVETNPVPTETNPLGTKGAGEAGAVGAMPAVTNALMDALSPLGIRSVPMPATPQRLWRLIKGAANV, from the coding sequence ATGGGGAAATATGCACTCGGACAGCCGGTGTGGCGGGCAGAAGACAAGCGCCTTTTAAGAGGCGGCGGCCGCTATGTTGATGATGTGCAACTGCCCCGGATGGTGTTTGGCTGCGTTTTACGCTCCCCTCATGCCAGTGCAGAAATTCTTTCCATTGATAAGCAGGCGGCCTTGGCAGCACCCGGCGTTTTGGCTGTGCTCACCCATGATGATTGGGCGGCTTCGGGGTTTGGTGATCTTCCCAATGCCAAGGGTCTGAAGCGCCGTGATGGGTCTGATATGTATCAGACCCAGATTTTTCCCCTTGTGGCGGATCGGGTGCGCCGGGTTGGGGATTACGTTGCTTTTGTCGTCGCCGAAACTGCTGCTCAGGCTCAGGATGCATCGGAATTGATTGATGTGGCGTACAAGGCATTGCCATCGGTCACCAACACCAAAGCAGCCCTTGATCCTGATGCGCCCCGGGTCTGGGATGATTGCCCCGACAATATTTCTTTTGTTCACCAAGCCGGTGATCAAAAGGCGGTGGATGCTGCTTTTGAAACTGCAGCCCATGTGGTGGAACGCGATATGGTCATTAACCGGGTGACGGCATCGGCCATGGAGCCCCGGGCAACGGTGGGAACGTATGACCCGTCCTTTGACAGCTACACCCTCTATACAACGTTGCAAGGCGCGCACCCATATCGGTCTCAATTGGCCAACCGGGTGCTTAAGGTTGCCGAAAGCCGGGTGCGCATTGTTGCCGGAGATGTTGGCGGCAGTTTCGGAATGAAATCCAATATTTATGCGGAAGGGCCGTTGTGCCTGTTGGCGTCTAAATTGACAGGCCGCCCGGTAAAATGGGTAGCGACACGAACCGAATCATTTCTAAGCGACACCCATGGTCGTGACAATGTCACCCATGGGGCGCTGGCCCTTGATGCCGATTATAATTTTCTGGCGCTCCGGGTGAAGACCATTGCGGGGCTTGGCGCCTATGTTACCAACAGCACGCCCAACCCGGCCATCAACAACATTGGCTCTATGGCGGGTGTTTATACGACGCCTGCCATCCATGTGGATGTGACGGGTGTTTTCACCAATACCAACCCAACGTCGCCCTATCGGGGTGCCGGTCGGCCAGAGGCTGCTTTTGTGATCGAACATATGATTGATGCGGCATCGGATGATTTGGGGGTGGATCCGGTGGACCTGCGTCGTCGCAACACCGTTCAACCCGATGCGATGCCCTTTAAAACGGCCCTTAATCAGACCTATGATTCCGGAGAATTTGAGAAAAATCTGGATATGGCCCTGGCGCTTGCCGATTACAAAGGCTTTGAAGCCCGTCGTGCAGAATCAAGTGCCCGGGGAAAACTGCGCGGCATCGGTATTTCCAATACCATTGAACGCGCAGCAGGGCCGGGCATTGAAGGCATGGAATTGCGCTTTGATCGCTCAGGCACGGCAAGCATTCTGGCGGGTTCCGTGACCCAGGGCCAAGGCCATGAAACCGTGTTCAAGCAATTGGTGTGTGACCGTCTTGGGCTGGAAATGGATGATGTCAATTATGTCTGGGGAGACACGGACAAGGTCCCATTTGGCCATGGCACCGGTGGATCGCGTTCGGCGACCCATGGGGGTTCTGCCCTGAATATGGCGGTGGATAAGGTTTTGGCAAAGGCCACCAAAATTGCAGCGCATTTGCTGGAAGTGGACCTAGATGAGGTCGCCTTTGAAGATGGCATTTTTTCAAGCGGTGCGTCTAACCGCTCCCTCACCATCAAAGAGATTGCCAAAGCGGCACCGTTGCCCAAAAACTTGCCCGAAGGCATGGAGCCGGGATTGATGGAAAGTGCTGTGCGCAAAGCCACCGTGGCCAACTTCCCCAATGGGTGCCATGTGGTAGAATTAGAAATTGATCCCGAAACAGGGACGATTGAGCCCATCGATTACAACGTGGTGGATGATGTGGGCTTGGTCATGAATCCCAAGCTGCTTCATGGCCAAATCCATGGCGGCATTGCTCAAGGATTGGGCCAGATTTTAAAGGAAGACATCAATTACGATGATGACGGCCAGTTGGTCAGCGCAACGTTTCTTGATTACGCCATGCCTCGGGCCACAGATTTCAGCCACATGCGGGTGGAGACTAACCCGGTGCCGACCGAGACCAATCCATTGGGCACAAAAGGCGCAGGTGAAGCGGGTGCCGTTGGGGCCATGCCTGCGGTCACCAACGCATTGATGGATGCCCTGTCACCTTTGGGTATTCGGTCTGTGCCAATGCCAGCGACCCCACAGCGTCTTTGGCGTTTAATCAAAGGCGCTGCAAACGTTTAA
- a CDS encoding ABC transporter substrate-binding protein: MDSLTVSGYSRRPPHVIADEKGFFKKESLEVEFHIATLAPEHNDEMAAGRWNMTLSSADTMIARSTKEGVDYVMFMQAEEGLGAYLIGQPGITSVEDLRGKLLAADPVDSNLDVIRMKIMREHGMMEDDYTYEIIGNTPKRAEAFLEGRVAAAMLTPPSSDKIIASGGVLLADGDDYVPNWPLACGWSLRSWVEENRETVVRFIRAWSASCDWLLKPENKAETIDILMRQQGLTQERAEHAYVRVVPKGCINPDAIRQNMELRIELGLYPPPHHSAEQFYDTSYWCEATGLTAPAAGGKPKNAA, encoded by the coding sequence ATGGATTCCCTTACTGTAAGCGGTTATTCGCGCAGGCCCCCGCATGTTATTGCCGATGAAAAAGGGTTTTTTAAAAAAGAAAGCCTTGAGGTTGAATTTCACATTGCGACTCTAGCGCCGGAACATAATGATGAAATGGCCGCAGGGCGATGGAACATGACGCTGTCCAGTGCCGACACCATGATCGCGCGGTCGACCAAGGAAGGTGTTGATTACGTCATGTTTATGCAGGCCGAAGAAGGGCTTGGGGCATACCTGATCGGACAGCCGGGAATCACATCGGTGGAAGACTTGCGCGGCAAACTTTTGGCCGCTGATCCCGTTGATTCCAATCTGGATGTCATCCGCATGAAGATCATGCGCGAACACGGCATGATGGAAGATGACTACACATACGAAATCATCGGCAACACACCAAAACGCGCAGAAGCCTTTCTGGAAGGCCGGGTTGCCGCAGCCATGCTGACGCCGCCATCATCAGACAAGATTATCGCCAGCGGTGGCGTCCTTCTGGCAGATGGCGATGACTATGTTCCCAATTGGCCATTGGCCTGTGGCTGGAGTCTCCGAAGCTGGGTTGAAGAAAATCGTGAAACCGTGGTGCGGTTTATCCGGGCGTGGTCTGCATCGTGTGACTGGCTTTTGAAACCTGAGAACAAGGCCGAAACTATCGACATCCTGATGCGCCAGCAAGGGCTCACCCAGGAACGCGCCGAACATGCGTACGTTCGCGTTGTGCCCAAAGGGTGCATCAACCCCGATGCCATCCGCCAAAACATGGAGCTTAGGATCGAGCTGGGGTTATATCCGCCACCCCACCATTCAGCAGAACAATTCTACGATACCAGCTACTGGTGCGAAGCCACGGGCCTGACTGCACCCGCAGCCGGCGGCAAACCAAAAAATGCCGCCTGA
- a CDS encoding cation:proton antiporter, with amino-acid sequence MEPLLHLAIIWAGVLFAVFAAKKTRLTPVLYFLAVGAILVNLGILPENSHPFIRGFSEIGMILIMFALGFEESTENFLAGVKRAWGIALFGAIAPFFTAYFVAQYFWADTNMALIFGLTMTATAVSLTMVSLKEEGLQSSNVANGIMTSAVIDSVSSLALVAVLIPIATGAGPATFLGVSQILGKTMVFFFAITLIGAWVLPHEPKGLVRWFPWLGRFGIKHILSLSEGQHATLIILTFAMFIGLAAHWFGLHPAVGAYMAGLILKEEYFHTAPKSDQTPNGSHYQFTKGIIDNVAFSWIGPVFFVDLGTKIILKWDVVISVIPQTMVLLGAIFIVQIASAALAARYTGKFEWRESMMIGFGMLGRAELAFVVMDIAYVQNAILSEQAFYTLMFTAFWLNVSVPVTIACWKPYYLGKKTLMGRTRSDKAGR; translated from the coding sequence ATGGAACCGCTTCTTCATCTTGCCATCATTTGGGCTGGCGTCCTGTTTGCTGTCTTTGCAGCCAAAAAAACGCGCCTGACCCCCGTTCTTTATTTTCTAGCCGTTGGGGCCATTTTGGTCAATTTGGGTATCCTGCCCGAAAACAGTCATCCGTTCATTCGTGGCTTTTCCGAAATTGGCATGATCTTGATCATGTTTGCGCTGGGGTTCGAAGAAAGCACAGAAAATTTCCTGGCTGGCGTCAAACGTGCCTGGGGCATTGCCCTGTTCGGCGCCATAGCACCCTTTTTCACCGCCTATTTTGTCGCCCAATATTTTTGGGCAGACACCAATATGGCCCTCATCTTTGGCCTGACCATGACCGCAACAGCCGTCTCGCTGACCATGGTGTCGCTCAAGGAAGAAGGCTTGCAATCGTCAAATGTCGCCAACGGCATCATGACATCGGCGGTCATCGACAGTGTCAGCTCATTGGCCCTCGTTGCCGTGCTTATCCCCATTGCCACCGGTGCGGGACCAGCCACCTTTCTCGGGGTCAGCCAGATTCTTGGCAAAACCATGGTGTTCTTCTTTGCCATTACTCTGATTGGCGCCTGGGTCTTGCCCCATGAACCCAAAGGGCTGGTTCGCTGGTTTCCATGGCTGGGACGGTTTGGCATCAAGCACATCTTGTCCCTCAGCGAGGGCCAACATGCCACGTTGATTATCCTGACCTTTGCCATGTTTATTGGACTGGCCGCCCACTGGTTTGGCCTTCATCCTGCGGTCGGGGCCTATATGGCAGGCTTGATTTTAAAAGAAGAATATTTCCACACCGCGCCAAAATCAGATCAGACCCCCAATGGCTCTCATTATCAGTTCACCAAGGGCATCATCGACAACGTCGCCTTTTCGTGGATTGGGCCCGTATTTTTTGTCGATCTTGGCACCAAAATCATCCTGAAATGGGATGTCGTGATTTCCGTCATTCCCCAGACAATGGTGTTGTTGGGGGCCATTTTCATTGTCCAGATCGCATCGGCGGCATTGGCCGCACGCTATACAGGAAAATTTGAATGGCGTGAAAGCATGATGATTGGCTTTGGCATGCTGGGGCGCGCTGAACTTGCCTTTGTGGTCATGGACATTGCCTATGTCCAGAATGCCATCCTCAGCGAGCAGGCGTTTTACACCCTGATGTTCACAGCATTCTGGCTGAATGTGTCGGTGCCGGTAACCATTGCCTGCTGGAAACCCTATTATCTGGGAAAGAAGACCTTGATGGGGCGGACGCGTTCCGATAAAGCTGGCCGATAA
- a CDS encoding cold-shock protein — translation MATGTVKFFNTTRGFGFISPDDGSKDVFVHVTAVEASGMAGLNEGQKVNFDIEPDARGPKAVNLSEA, via the coding sequence ATGGCTACAGGTACCGTAAAATTTTTCAACACCACCCGGGGGTTTGGCTTTATCTCTCCCGATGATGGTTCCAAAGATGTCTTTGTTCATGTCACTGCTGTCGAAGCATCAGGCATGGCAGGTTTGAACGAAGGTCAAAAAGTTAATTTTGATATTGAGCCAGATGCGCGCGGCCCCAAGGCTGTTAACCTGTCTGAAGCTTAA
- a CDS encoding glutamine--tRNA ligase/YqeY domain fusion protein, which translates to MNTDKTTETDPDQGHDFIRTMIQGDLDNNQVPAIVTRFPPEPNGFLHIGHAKSICLNFGVAEEFGGRCHLRFDDTNPAKEEQVYIDAIKTDLRWLGFDWGEHLFYASDYFEQLYTWSEHLIEAGNAYVDDLSADEMRTYRGTLTEPGRESPSRGRAVAENLDLFRRMRAGEFDDGSHVLRAKIDMASGNMNMRDPVLYRIIAASHPRTGDTWCIYPTYDFAHGQSDAIEGITHSLCTLEFEDHRPLYDWLLENLPTPARPHQTEFARLNLTHTILSKRRLIALVTENHVAGWDDPRMPTLAGFRRRGYPAFAIRDFIAKIGVAKANSTVEVQMLEHCVREHLNQIAHRRMGVLDPLKVVITNYPEGDSEELDAVNHPNDETAGTRKVPFGREIYIERADFMEDPPKKFFRLGVGREVRLRFAYFITCQSVVKDDAGNVTELHCTYDPETRGGDAPDGRKVKGTIHWVSAAKGQRASIRLYDHLFASETPGTSGDAMDDINPDSLSVLEHCILEPALATAEPGVTVQFERQGYFCADPDSTPEKLVFNRTIALRDSWAKTKGK; encoded by the coding sequence ATGAACACAGATAAGACAACCGAAACTGATCCAGATCAGGGGCACGATTTCATCCGCACCATGATCCAGGGCGATCTGGATAACAATCAAGTGCCCGCGATCGTTACCCGTTTTCCGCCAGAACCCAATGGATTCCTGCATATCGGGCATGCCAAATCCATTTGCCTGAATTTTGGCGTAGCAGAAGAATTTGGGGGGCGCTGTCATCTGCGATTTGATGACACCAACCCCGCAAAAGAAGAACAGGTCTATATTGATGCCATCAAGACTGATCTCCGCTGGCTCGGGTTTGATTGGGGAGAACACCTTTTTTACGCATCAGATTATTTTGAACAGCTCTATACCTGGTCCGAACACCTGATTGAGGCGGGAAACGCCTATGTCGATGATTTAAGCGCCGATGAAATGCGCACCTATCGGGGCACCCTGACGGAACCGGGCCGCGAAAGCCCATCACGGGGCCGTGCGGTTGCAGAAAACCTTGATCTGTTCCGCCGCATGCGGGCCGGAGAATTTGACGACGGTTCTCATGTTTTGCGCGCCAAAATTGACATGGCATCGGGCAATATGAATATGCGCGACCCGGTTTTGTATCGGATCATTGCCGCCAGCCATCCGCGAACAGGCGATACCTGGTGCATTTACCCGACCTATGATTTCGCCCATGGCCAATCCGATGCCATCGAAGGCATCACCCATTCTTTGTGTACGCTGGAATTTGAAGACCATCGCCCGCTTTATGATTGGTTGTTGGAAAACCTGCCAACACCCGCTCGCCCCCATCAGACCGAATTTGCACGTCTGAACCTGACCCACACCATTCTTTCAAAACGTCGCCTGATCGCGCTGGTTACCGAAAACCATGTTGCGGGCTGGGATGACCCCCGCATGCCAACTCTGGCCGGTTTTCGCCGGCGCGGTTATCCGGCGTTCGCCATCCGTGATTTTATTGCCAAAATTGGCGTCGCCAAAGCCAACAGCACCGTTGAAGTCCAGATGCTGGAGCATTGCGTGCGCGAACACCTGAACCAAATTGCCCATCGGCGCATGGGCGTGCTTGATCCGCTGAAAGTGGTCATCACAAATTATCCAGAAGGCGACAGCGAAGAACTGGATGCGGTCAACCACCCCAATGATGAAACCGCTGGCACCCGCAAGGTGCCCTTTGGCCGCGAAATTTATATTGAACGTGCAGATTTCATGGAAGACCCGCCAAAGAAATTTTTCCGCCTTGGCGTGGGCCGTGAAGTGCGCCTGCGGTTTGCCTATTTCATCACCTGTCAAAGCGTAGTGAAAGACGACGCGGGCAACGTCACAGAATTACATTGCACCTATGATCCTGAAACCCGTGGCGGCGATGCCCCTGATGGCCGCAAGGTCAAAGGCACCATCCACTGGGTCTCAGCGGCCAAGGGCCAGCGTGCATCCATTCGCCTTTATGACCACCTGTTTGCGTCTGAAACACCCGGCACTTCTGGCGATGCCATGGATGACATCAACCCGGATTCTTTGAGCGTTCTGGAACATTGCATTCTTGAACCCGCCCTTGCGACGGCTGAACCCGGTGTGACGGTCCAGTTTGAACGACAGGGTTATTTTTGTGCAGATCCTGACAGCACACCTGAAAAGCTGGTCTTCAACCGCACCATTGCCCTTCGCGATAGTTGGGCCAAGACCAAAGGCAAATAG